One Chthonomonadales bacterium genomic window, CTGGACGGTGCCCGCGCGGCACGGGACGCATTTGCCGCATGACTCGTCCATGCAGAACTCCATGAAGAAGCGCGCGACCTCCACCATGTTGTCCTGCTCGTCCATCACGATCATGCCGCCGGAGCCCATGATGGAGCCGACCTGCGCCAGCGACTCATAGTCGACGGGCGTGTCCAGAGCCGACTGCGGGATGCAGCCGCCCGAGGGGCCGCCGGTCTGCACGGCCTTCACGGTCCCCCCGTCGGGCACTCCGCCGCCCATCTCCTCGACGATGGTGCGCAGGGGAGTCCCCATCGGCACCTCGATGAGGCCCGTGTTCGTGATCTTGCCGGCGAGCGCGAACACCTTGGTTCCCTTGCTCTTTTCGGTGCCGATGCTCGCGAACCATTCAGCGCCCTTGCGCAGGATCGGAGCGATGTTCGCGTAGGTCTCCACGTTGTTGATGAGCGTGGGGCATCCGAACAGTCCGCTTGCGGCGGGGTAGGGCGGGCGCGGGCGCGGAACGCCCCGGTGGCCCTCGATGGAGCGGATGAGGGCGGTCTCCTCACCGCAGACGAACGCCCCTGCGCCGATGCGGATGTCGACACGGAAGTTGAACGGCGACTCGAACACCTGTGTTCCGAGCAAGCCCATGCGGCGCGCCTGGCGGATGGCGGTCTGCAGCCGACTGATGGCGAGCGGGTACTCACCGCGTACGTAGACGTAGCCCTGGGAGGCTCCGACCGCGTAGGCCGCGATCGCCATGCCCTCGAGGATGCGGTGCGGGTCGCTCTCGAGCACGCTGCGGTCCATGAACGCCCCGGGGTCGCCCTCGTCGGCGTTAACCACCACGAACTTGCGGTCGGCCTCCGTCTTGGCGACGGTGGCCCACTTCAGGCCGGTGGGGTAGCCGGCCCCGCCGCGTCCGCGCAACCCGGCCGCGATAATGGTCTCCACCACCTGCGCCGGCGTCATGTCGTGCAGCACGGTGTGTAGCGCGTGGTACCCGTCCGCCGCGATGTAGGACTCAATGCGCTCGGGGTCTATCCTGCCGCTGTTCTCGAGCACCACGGCGACCTGCCGCGTGAAGAAGGGGCGGGTCGTGTCGCCGACGTTGGCATCGGCGTCGCCGCCGTCGAGGGCCGCCACGATGGAGGCGCACTGCCGCGGCTCCACCCGCTCGTAGAGGGTGCCGGCGGGATCCACCTGGACCAGTGGTCCCTCGCT contains:
- a CDS encoding NAD(P)H-dependent oxidoreductase subunit E, which translates into the protein MELSDLQDIARKERESQKPIRVRCCTAAGCLSSQGQAVKSALDEAVAANGLEDRVQVIGVGCMGLCSEGPLVQVDPAGTLYERVEPRQCASIVAALDGGDADANVGDTTRPFFTRQVAVVLENSGRIDPERIESYIAADGYHALHTVLHDMTPAQVVETIIAAGLRGRGGAGYPTGLKWATVAKTEADRKFVVVNADEGDPGAFMDRSVLESDPHRILEGMAIAAYAVGASQGYVYVRGEYPLAISRLQTAIRQARRMGLLGTQVFESPFNFRVDIRIGAGAFVCGEETALIRSIEGHRGVPRPRPPYPAASGLFGCPTLINNVETYANIAPILRKGAEWFASIGTEKSKGTKVFALAGKITNTGLIEVPMGTPLRTIVEEMGGGVPDGGTVKAVQTGGPSGGCIPQSALDTPVDYESLAQVGSIMGSGGMIVMDEQDNMVEVARFFMEFCMDESCGKCVPCRAGTVQIHRLLTKIRDRRATDEDLATLRTLCEMVKQTSLCGLGQSAPNPVLSTLRYFPEDYRALIGAPSEPSANGAAPRTA